From a single Gammaproteobacteria bacterium genomic region:
- the bioD gene encoding dethiobiotin synthase, with translation MTERRNAGVFVTGTDTGVGKTWACIGLLAALRRQGCRVAGMKPIASGCEETPAGLRNEDALLLQQHSALALPYERVNPCRYAPPIAPHIAALRVGREISIAAILQTFEGLRREADFVVVEGVGGWRVPLGPERTLADLAHAMRLPVLLVVGLRLGCLNHALLSAEAIRADGLELKGWIANRLEPGYETLPETLETLSRGLGAPPLGLLPFVSSPPPADRLADGLEEGVRHAFREAFPASGAPPGRRSRPVP, from the coding sequence ATGACTGAGCGCCGGAATGCGGGCGTGTTCGTCACGGGCACGGACACGGGGGTGGGCAAGACCTGGGCCTGTATCGGTTTGCTGGCGGCTTTGCGCCGGCAAGGCTGCCGAGTCGCGGGCATGAAGCCCATAGCCAGCGGCTGCGAAGAAACGCCCGCGGGCCTGCGCAACGAGGACGCGCTCCTGCTACAGCAACACAGCGCGCTCGCCTTGCCCTACGAACGGGTGAACCCCTGCCGCTACGCGCCCCCGATCGCCCCGCACATCGCGGCGCTACGGGTTGGCCGGGAGATCTCCATCGCGGCGATCCTCCAGACCTTCGAGGGGCTCCGCCGTGAGGCCGACTTCGTTGTCGTGGAGGGTGTCGGCGGTTGGCGCGTGCCTCTGGGCCCGGAGCGCACGCTGGCCGACCTGGCGCATGCCATGCGGCTTCCCGTGTTGCTGGTGGTCGGCCTGCGCCTGGGCTGTCTGAATCATGCGCTGCTCAGCGCCGAGGCCATTCGCGCCGACGGCCTGGAACTGAAAGGCTGGATCGCCAACCGCCTGGAGCCGGGCTACGAAACGTTGCCGGAGACGCTGGAGACCCTTTCCCGGGGCCTGGGCGCGCCTCCCCTGGGGCTGCTCCCTTTTGTTTCTTCTCCTCCTCCCGCCGACCGGCTTGCCGATGGCCTGGAGGAAGGCGTGCGCCATGCCTTTCGGGAGGCGTTTCCGGCCAGTGGCGCCCCGCCCGGGCGCCGCTCGCGGCCCGTGCCATAA